One genomic segment of Theobroma cacao cultivar B97-61/B2 chromosome 6, Criollo_cocoa_genome_V2, whole genome shotgun sequence includes these proteins:
- the LOC18596891 gene encoding dof zinc finger protein DOF1.1 isoform X1, whose protein sequence is MLTSHHLPGNFLAFDTLHYPIASKHHTVWLISKNLIILLFFSDGLGWSQSLLQAQTLGLPKASPAKRQQPQNQQQQSEPLKCPRCDSTNTKFCYYNNYNKSQPRHFCKTCKRHWTKGGTLRNVPVGGGRKNKRLKTSNSSTAAAAPASTSTTSAIKSSTASGVNNNRLNTFMAVQPQQQRQDLQLPLADQKNISNIQFQALSRPPSSLLQQNSINCSNLDGKSFSTSNGVFLGSTLPLPQTQGLQFPFSSSSSSSFDTTRSSISTSFQSSTIYNYTGETMEDPTITSVIMPTTSGTFSQPWQVPITSSGMDMTNYWNWDDIDALVSTDLNMPWDDSEIKP, encoded by the exons ATGCTCACTTCTCATCACCTTCCAGGGAATTTCCTCGCATTCGACACGCTCCATTATCCGATCGCTTCAAAACATCACACTGTTTGGCTTATAAGCAAGAATCTCATCATCCTGCTCTTCTTCAG TGATGGTCTTGGCTGGAGCCAATCTTTGTTGCAGGCTCAAACACTGGGGCTACCAAAAGCTTCACCAGCGAAGAGGCAGCAGCCACAAAACCAGCAGCAGCAATCGGAGCCATTGAAGTGTCCAAGGTGTGATTCTACAAATACAAAGTTCTGTTACTACAACAACTATAACAAGTCACAGCCTAGGCATTTCTGCAAGACTTGTAAAAGGCACTGGACTAAAGGTGGTACTCTCCGCAATGTTCCTGTTGGTGGAGGCCGCAAAAACAAGCGGCTTAAGACATCAAATAGCAGCACAGCCGCCGCCGCCCCTGCGAGCACTAGCACAACCAGTGCCATCAAAAGCTCCACTGCCTCTGGTGTTAACAATAATAGGCTCAATACTTTCATGGCAGTTCAGCCGCAGCAACAAAGGCAGGATCTTCAGCTTCCACTTGCTGATCAGAAGAACATATCGAATATTCAATTTCAGGCGCTGAGCCGTCCACCATCTTCATTGTTGCAGCAGAATTCTATCAATTGCAGCAACTTGGACGGCAAAAGTTTCAGCACAAGCAATGGCGTGTTCCTGGGTTCAACCCTGCCTTTGCCTCAAACTCAAGGCTTACAATTTCCATTTTCAAGTTCAAGCTCAAGTTCTTTTGACACAACCCGATCTTCAATATCAACCTCATTTCAATCTTCAACTATCTATAACTACACTGGAGAAACAATGGAGGATCCAACCATCACCAGCGTCATCATGCCCACCACAAGCGGTACTTTTTCACAGCCATGGCAAGTCCCTATTACAAGTAGTGGCATGGACATGACAAACTACTGGAATTGGGATGATattgatgcacttgtttctaCTGATCTCAACATGCCATGGGATGATTCTGAGATCAAACCATGA
- the LOC18596891 gene encoding dof zinc finger protein DOF1.1 isoform X2: MGLSSKQVSSDGLGWSQSLLQAQTLGLPKASPAKRQQPQNQQQQSEPLKCPRCDSTNTKFCYYNNYNKSQPRHFCKTCKRHWTKGGTLRNVPVGGGRKNKRLKTSNSSTAAAAPASTSTTSAIKSSTASGVNNNRLNTFMAVQPQQQRQDLQLPLADQKNISNIQFQALSRPPSSLLQQNSINCSNLDGKSFSTSNGVFLGSTLPLPQTQGLQFPFSSSSSSSFDTTRSSISTSFQSSTIYNYTGETMEDPTITSVIMPTTSGTFSQPWQVPITSSGMDMTNYWNWDDIDALVSTDLNMPWDDSEIKP, encoded by the coding sequence ATGGGGTTGAGTTCTAAACAGGTTTCTAGTGATGGTCTTGGCTGGAGCCAATCTTTGTTGCAGGCTCAAACACTGGGGCTACCAAAAGCTTCACCAGCGAAGAGGCAGCAGCCACAAAACCAGCAGCAGCAATCGGAGCCATTGAAGTGTCCAAGGTGTGATTCTACAAATACAAAGTTCTGTTACTACAACAACTATAACAAGTCACAGCCTAGGCATTTCTGCAAGACTTGTAAAAGGCACTGGACTAAAGGTGGTACTCTCCGCAATGTTCCTGTTGGTGGAGGCCGCAAAAACAAGCGGCTTAAGACATCAAATAGCAGCACAGCCGCCGCCGCCCCTGCGAGCACTAGCACAACCAGTGCCATCAAAAGCTCCACTGCCTCTGGTGTTAACAATAATAGGCTCAATACTTTCATGGCAGTTCAGCCGCAGCAACAAAGGCAGGATCTTCAGCTTCCACTTGCTGATCAGAAGAACATATCGAATATTCAATTTCAGGCGCTGAGCCGTCCACCATCTTCATTGTTGCAGCAGAATTCTATCAATTGCAGCAACTTGGACGGCAAAAGTTTCAGCACAAGCAATGGCGTGTTCCTGGGTTCAACCCTGCCTTTGCCTCAAACTCAAGGCTTACAATTTCCATTTTCAAGTTCAAGCTCAAGTTCTTTTGACACAACCCGATCTTCAATATCAACCTCATTTCAATCTTCAACTATCTATAACTACACTGGAGAAACAATGGAGGATCCAACCATCACCAGCGTCATCATGCCCACCACAAGCGGTACTTTTTCACAGCCATGGCAAGTCCCTATTACAAGTAGTGGCATGGACATGACAAACTACTGGAATTGGGATGATattgatgcacttgtttctaCTGATCTCAACATGCCATGGGATGATTCTGAGATCAAACCATGA
- the LOC18596892 gene encoding LOW QUALITY PROTEIN: uncharacterized protein LOC18596892 (The sequence of the model RefSeq protein was modified relative to this genomic sequence to represent the inferred CDS: substituted 1 base at 1 genomic stop codon) yields MASTLLLALVFVIDLIAFGLAVAAEQRRSTAAVASDGNESYCVYDKDIATGLGVGSFLFLLLSQILIMVASRCLCCGKAMRPSGSRAXAIVLFITCWVFFFIAEVCLLAGSVRNAYHTKYKNLLNNPPTCATLRKGVFGAGAAFVFLTAIVSELFYVSYSKANELQANHGRDTGVRMGNI; encoded by the exons ATGGCTTCGACGTTATTACTGGCTCTGGTTTTTGTGATTGATCTGATTGCTTTTGGGCTTGCTGTTGCTGCCGAGCAAAGGAGAAGTACT GCCGCCGTTGCCAGTGATGGAAATGAAAGCTATTGTGTTTATGATAAGGACATTGCAACTGGCTTGGGTGTGGGTTCATTCCTATTCCTTCTACTTAGCCAGATACTAATAATGGTGGCAAGCCGATGCTTATGCTGTGGGAAGGCCATGAGACCGAGTGGGTCTAGAGCATGAGCAATTGTCCTATTTATCACTTGCTG GGTGTTCTTTTTCATTGCTGAGGTATGCTTGCTGGCAGGGTCAGTAAGGAATGCTTATCACACCAAGTACAAGAATCTCTTAAATAATCCCCCAACATGTGCAACATTGAGAAAGGGTGTCTTTGGGGCTGGGGCTGCATTTGTTTTCCTGACAGCCATAGTCTCTGAGCTTTTCTACGTTAGTTATTCCAAGGCTAACGAATTACAGGCGAACCATGGCAGAGATACTGGAGTGAGGATGGGAAACATATAG
- the LOC18596894 gene encoding polyphenol oxidase, chloroplastic: MASLFPSSSTTSNTIPTSIASSFLPRTSQLSLAKPKPNFIPKVVSCKATNGDQNPTPSSKNTEKSFLLNKFDRRDVLIGLGGLYGAASLSQDQFSLAAPISAPELEKCGNAELPEGADPTNCCPPVSRKILDFKPPSSNSPLRVRPAAHLVDDAYIAKYSRAIELMKALPADDPRNFMQQANVHCAYCDGAYDQVGFPDLELQVHNSWLFFPFHRYYLYFFEKILGKLIDDPTFALPFWNWDSPAGMKMPAMYGNTKSPLYNELRNRSHYPPTLVDLDYNGTDETTTTRDQLTSNLRIMYRQMVSNGKTARLFLGGPFRAGDEPYQGFGSVENVPHGPVHVWCGDNTQPNGEDMGTFYSAARDPIFYAHHSNVDRMWAVWKTLGKKRKDFTDPDWLNASFLFYDENANLVRVKVRDCLDNRSLGYVYQDVDIPWLKTKPTPRKLRKKVASGGPGIALAAEINKKKVIASNQFPIVLDKIVSVDVPRPKKSRSKKEKEDEEEILVIDQIELDGDSFAKFDVYVNDEDDLTIGPDNTEFAGSFVNVPHKHKGGKKMRTCLRLGLTDLLEDLGAEDDDSVVVTLVPKYGKGNVKIGSIKIEFIQD; encoded by the coding sequence ATGGCTTCTCTTTTCCCATCATCATCCACCACCTCTAACACCATTCCCACTTCCATCGCCTCTTCATTTCTTCCAAGAACATCCCAACTCTCCTTAGCTAAGCCAAAGCCTAACTTCATCCCCAAGGTAGTGTCATGCAAAGCCACAAATGGTGACCAAAATCCAACTCCCAGCTCCAAGAATACCGAAAAATCTTTTCTCCTCAATAAATTTGACAGAAGAGATGTCCTGATTGGCCTTGGAGGTCTTTATGGTGCAGCCAGCCTTAGCCAAGACCAATTTTCCCTGGCAGCTCCAATATCTGCCCCAGAGTTGGAAAAATGTGGCAATGCAGAATTACCTGAAGGTGCAGATCCTACCAATTGTTGCCCACCAGTATCGAGAAAGATATTAGATTTTAAACCTccttcttccaattctccctTACGTGTTAGGCCTGCTGCACACCTAGTCGACGATGCCTACATAGCAAAATATTCCAGGGCCATTGAGCTTATGAAAGCTCTCCCAGCCGATGATCCACGTAATTTCATGCAACAAGCAAACGTTCATTGTGCCTACTGTGATGGGGCTTATGACCAAGTGGGATTTCCGGATCTTGAGCTTCAAGTTCATAATTCGTGGCTCTTCTTTCCATTCCATAGatattatctttatttctttgagaaaattttgggCAAGTTGATTGATGACCCAACTTTTGCTTTGCCATTTTGGAATTGGGATTCTCCTGCTGGCATGAAAATGCCTGCCATGTATGGAAACACCAAATCTCCTCTCTACAATGAGCTCCGCAACCGAAGTCACTACCCACCAACACTGGTTGATCTTGATTACAACGGTACTGACGAAACAACAACGACGAGAGATCAATTGACGAGCAATCTCAGAATCATGTATAGGCAGATGGTATCTAATGGCAAGACCGCTAGGCTCTTCCTAGGAGGTCCCTTCCGTGCAGGTGATGAACCCTATCAAGGATTCGGGTCGGTTGAGAACGTTCCTCATGGACCTGTTCACGTATGGTGTGGCGATAACACACAACCAAACGGAGAAGACATGGGAACTTTTTACTCTGCAGCAAGAGACCCCATATTCTACGCTCATCACTCAAATGTAGATAGAATGTGGGCCGTTTGGAAGACGTTAGGTAAGAAGCGAAAGGATTTCACCGACCCCGATTGGCTTAATGCCTCGTTTCTTTTTTACGACGAGAACGCAAATCTTGTTCGCGTTAAAGTTCGTGATTGCCTTGACAATCGAAGTTTGGGATACGTTTATCAAGATGTTGATATTCCATGGCTGAAAACTAAGCCAACTCCCCGAAAGCTAAGAAAGAAAGTGGCGTCGGGCGGTCCAGGGATTGCACTTGCGGCAgaaataaacaagaaaaaagttaTAGCTAGCAATCAGTTCCCAATAGTTTTAGACAAAATAGTAAGCGTTGACGTTCCAAGGCCAAAGAAATCGAggagtaaaaaggaaaaagaagatgaagagGAAATATTGGTAATAGATCAGATTGAGTTGGACGGAGATTCATTCGCCAAATTTGATGTATATGTCAACGACGAGGATGATTTGACAATTGGACCAGACAACACAGAGTTTGCAGGGAGCTTCGTGAATGTACCACATAAGCATAAAGGTGGGAAGAAAATGAGGACATGCTTGAGGTTGGGGCTAACAGATTTGTTGGAAGATTTGGGAGCTGAGGATGATGACAGCGTTGTGGTGACCTTGGTGCCAAAATATGGAAAGGGCAATGTTAAGATTGGTAGTATCAAGATTGAGTTTATCCAAGATTGA
- the LOC18596895 gene encoding polyphenol oxidase, chloroplastic, translated as MASLLPPSSTATNGASPISVTTSFLPKTSQLCIAGKRRRNFVSRAVSCKATNGDQNPSPSTKNVEECSLNKFDRRDVLVGLGGLYGATSLTGPLAFAAPVSPPDVTKCGKADLPAGAKPVNCCPPPSTKILDFKLRPSNSPPRIRPAAHLVDKEYLAKFSRALELMKALPEDDPRSFTQQANVHCAYCDGAYHQIGFPDLDLQVHNSWLFFPFHRYYLYFFEKILGKLIDDPTFAIPFWNWDSPAGMQMPAIYANPNSPLYDENRNPNHQPPTLLDLDFNGTEESSSTRDQISSNLNVMYRQMVSNGKTAKLFLGNAYRAGDQPDPGAGSLENIPHGPIHIWCGDNRQPNLEDMGNFYSAGRDPIFYAHHSNVDRMWSVWKTLGGKRTDFTDSDWLNSGFLFYDENANLVRVKVRDCLDTRKMGYDYQKVDIPWLRAKPTPRRIASKVARALGVAHAAETKKKVLSDVQFPLVLNNVVSLEVSRPKKSRSKAEKEEEEEVLVIENIEFDRDQLVKFDVYINDEDDTTIGPDNTEFAGSFINVPHKHRHGNKMTTCLRLGLTDLLEELGAEDDDGVVVTLVPKSGKGLAKIGGVKIDFARD; from the coding sequence ATGGCTTCTCTCCTTCCACCATCCTCTACCGCCACCAATGGCGCTTCCCCCATCTCTGTTACCACTTCTTTCCTTCCAAAAACATCCCAACTTTGCATAGCTGGGAAGCGAAGGAGAAACTTCGTCTCCCGAGCAGTGTCATGCAAAGCCACAAATGGTGACCAAAACCCCAGTCCTAGCACTAAAAATGTTGAGGAATGTTCTCTAAACAAGTTTGATAGGAGAGATGTTCTCGTTGGCCTTGGAGGTCTGTATGGTGCAACCAGCCTTACTGGCCCGCTTGCTTTTGCGGCACCGGTTAGTCCTCCGGACGTCACCAAATGTGGCAAAGCAGACCTGCCTGCTGGCGCCAAGCCCGTCAATTGTTGCCCACCACCTTCGACAAAAATCCTGGATTTTAAGCTCCGTCCTTCAAATTCCCCACCGCGCATTAGGCCTGCAGCTCATTTAGTTGATAAAGAGTACTTAGCTAAATTTTCCAGGGCCCTTGAGCTCATGAAAGCTCTTCCTGAAGATGATCCACGTAGCTTCACACAACAAGCAAACGTTCACTGTGCCTACTGTGATGGGGCGTATCACCAAATTGGGTTTCCAGATCTTGATCTTCAAGTTCATAACTCATGGCTTTTCTTTCCATTCCATAGatattatctttatttctttgaaAAGATCTTGGGCAAGTTGATTGATGACCCAACTTTTGCAATACCGTTTTGGAACTGGGATTCTCCTGCTGGCATGCAAATGCCTGCCATTTATGCAAACCCTAACTCTCCTCTCTATGATGAAAATCGCAATCCCAATCACCAACCACCTACACTCCTTGATCTTGATTTCAATGGCACCGAAGAATCGTCATCAACTAGGGATCAGATATCAAGCAATCTTAACGTCATGTACAGGCAAATGGTGTCCAACGGTAAGACCGCCAAGCTTTTCTTAGGAAATGCTTATCGTGCTGGCGATCAACCGGACCCTGGAGCTGGTTCACTTGAGAACATTCCTCACGGACCAATCCACATTTGGTGCGGTGACAACAGACAACCAAACTTGGAAGACATGGGGAATTTCTATTCCGCTGGAAGAGACCCCATTTTCTATGCTCATCACTCGAATGTGGACCGGATGTGGTCGGTTTGGAAGACATTGGGAGGGAAGCGAACCGACTTCACTGACTCAGATTGGCTCAATTCCGGATTTCTTTTCTATGACGAGAATGCAAATCTCGTTCGTGTTAAGGTCCGTGATTGCCTTGACACTAGAAAGATGGGGTACGATTATCAAAAAGTTGACATTCCATGGTTACGCGCTAAACCAACTCCTAGAAGGATTGCCAGTAAAGTGGCAAGGGCTCTTGGTGTTGCGCACGCAGCagagacaaagaaaaaggttcTAAGTGACGTTCAATTCCCTCTGGTTCTAAACAACGTAGTGAGCCTTGAGGTTTCAAGGCCAAAGAAATCAAGGAGCAaagcagaaaaagaagaggaagaggaagtgttggtgatagagAACATCGAGTTTGACAGAGACCAGCTGGTGAAATTCGATGTGTACATTAACGACGAGGATGACACGACGATTGGACCCGACAACACAGAGTTTGCAGGGAGCTTCATCAACGTGCCACACAAACATAGGCATGGAAACAAAATGACAACATGTTTGAGGTTGGGGTTGACAGATTTGTTGGAGGAACTGGGTGCTGAGGATGATGATGGCGTGGTGGTGACCTTGGTGCCCAAATCTGGCAAGGGTCTTGCTAAGATTGGTGGCGTCAAGATTGACTTCGCCCGAGATTGA
- the LOC18596896 gene encoding polyphenol oxidase I, chloroplastic → MAPLVLQSSSPTIPSSSIQTSFFPKTSQLSLNKKTKKPYYSVPNNVVSCRATNNGNQNPTPSSNSKGDSALNRFDRRDLLIGLGGLYGATNLANDPFALAAPIAAPDLTLCGNAVISETTGETTYCCPPTTTTITDYKPPSFSKLRYRPPAHLVDADYLAKFTKAMNLMKELPSDDPRSFMQQAYVHCAYCNGAYDQVGFPDQDLQVHFSWLFFPFHRWYLYFYERILGKLIGDPDFVMPFWNWDAPAGMPIPAIYVNPQSPLYDDKRNVNHQPPKLADLDYNGTDKDITDAEQIAINLKLMYKQMVSNATTATLFHGKPYRAGDAGSPGGGSVELGCHTAIHRWVGDPRQTYNEDMGNFYSAGRDPVFYAHHGNVDRMWSIWKTLPGTKRNDFSDTDWLDASFVFYDENANLVRVKVRDCVDSKNLGYDYQPVDIPWLKTKPTARKFAKKGGKARGSAMAAEIKSKNVVRNAFPIVLDKTVSIEIPRPRKSRSKREKEEDEEVLVLEGIQLATQAAVKFDIYINDEDDEAPSGPEDAEFAGSFTNIPHSHTHAKKLNTTFSLAISDVLEDLDVEGDDNIVVTLVPREGKGLVSVGNIKVDYIRE, encoded by the coding sequence ATGGCTCCCCTTGTCCTTCAGTCGTCAAGCCCAACTATCCCCAGCTCGTCCATTCAAACTTCATTCTTTCCAAAAACATCTCAACTTTCCTTAAATAAGAAGACCAAAAAGCCTTACTACTCCGTCCCTAATAACGTAGTGTCATGCAGAGCCACGAATAATGGGAACCAAAACCCTACTCCTAGTTCCAACAGCAAAGGAGACTCTGCTCTCAACAGGTTTGATAGAAGGGATCTCCTGATTGGGTTAGGAGGTCTCTACGGTGCAACCAACCTTGCCAATGACCCATTTGCATTGGCAGCACCCATAGCCGCCCCTGACCTGACCCTTTGCGGCAATGCAGTAATATCTGAAACTACGGGTGAGACTACCTATTGCTGCCCACCAACAACGACAACGATCACAGATTACAAACCACCTTCATTTTCCAAGCTACGTTATAGGCCTCCCGCACATTTAGTTGATGCTGACTACTTAGCTAAATTTACCAAGGCCATGAATCTCATGAAAGAGCTTCCTTCTGATGATCCACGTAGTTTCATGCAACAAGCATATGTTCATTGTGCCTATTGCAACGGAGCTTATGATCAAGTAGGTTTCCCCGATCAAGATCTTCAAGTTCATTTCTCATGGCTCTTTTTCCCATTCCATAGGTGGTATCTTTATTTCTATGAAAGGATTTTGGGCAAGTTGATTGGTGACCCAGATTTCGTCATGCCATTTTGGAACTGGGATGCCCCTGCAGGCATGCCTATACCAGCCATATATGTAAACCCTCAGTCTCCACTTTATGATGACAAACGCAATGTTAACCATCAGCCACCAAAACTGGCTGATCTTGATTACAATGGCACTGATAAAGATATAACAGACGCAGAGCAAATAGCAATTAATCTCAAGCTCATGTACAAGCAGATGGTGTCTAATGCAACAACCGCTACTCTTTTCCATGGAAAGCCGTACCGTGCTGGTGATGCCGGCAGTCCAGGAGGGGGTTCCGTCGAGCTCGGTTGTCATACCGCGATTCACAGGTGGGTTGGAGACCCGAGACAAACCTATAATGAAGACATGGGAAATTTCTATTCCGCAGGCAGAGACCCGGTGTTCTACGCTCATCACGGCAATGTTGACCGAATGTGGTCGATTTGGAAGACATTACCAGGAACGAAGCGAAATGATTTCAGTGACACAGATTGGCTTGACGCCTCGTTTGTTTTTTACGATGAGAATGCGAATCTTGTTCGTGTTAAGGTTCGTGATTGCGTTGACAGTAAAAATTTGGGATACGATTATCAACCAGTCGACATTCCGTGGCTTAAAACTAAGCCAACTGCTCGAAAGTTTGCCAAGAAAGGAGGAAAGGCTCGTGGTAGTGCAATGGCAGCCGAAATAAAGAGCAAAAACGTTGTACGCAATGCATTCCCGATCGTTTTAGACAAAACAGTGAGCATTGAGATTCCAAGGCCAAGGAAATCGAGGAGTAAacgtgaaaaagaagaagacgaAGAAGTACTGGTGCTAGAAGGCATTCAATTAGCGACACAAGCTGCAgtgaaatttgatatttacatTAACGACGAGGATGATGAGGCACCTAGTGGACCGGAAGATGCAGAGTTTGCAGGGAGCTTTACCAATATTCCTCATAGCCATACCCATGCGAAGAAATTGAACACAACTTTTTCTTTGGCAATATCAGATGTGTTGGAGGATTTGGATGTTGAAGGTGATGATAATATTGTGGTGACTTTGGTGCCTCGAGAAGGGAAGGGTCTGGTTTCGGTCGGCAACATCAAGGTTGACTATATCCGAGAATGA